A genomic region of Gemmata massiliana contains the following coding sequences:
- a CDS encoding efflux RND transporter permease subunit has translation MFVRVIDFAIANRFLVILGTFLLLAAGVYAAGRLPVDAVPDVTNVQVQVMTTAPALGPLEVEQAVTIPVETSMSGLPRVEEIRSVSQFGLSVVTVVFEEGTDIYWARQQVNERLTEAREKIPPGVPAPKPGPIATGLGEIYQFEVRNKPGYAHSLMRLREILDWQIAPQLRGVPGVTEVNTNGGQSRAYQVRPDPEKLRAYNISLEKLFTALQQNNTNEGGGYLLLRSQEQRIVRGEGLIRSLDDVRNVVLDARGDGTPVYVHQVADVQFAPVLRQGATTRDGTGETVVGIVMLLAGENSREVVRASKEKMEHIKKTLPEGVEIDVVYDRTELVERTVHTLKTNLLEGGVLVAIVLLVLLGSLRAGLIVALAVPLAMAGAFVGMWAAGLSGNLMSLGAIDFGLIVDGSVVLIENVVRRVAEHRHHNRDERAPIEVIRAACGEVARPVVFGVGIILLVYLPILSLRGVEGKMFRPMALTVIFALLTSLALALVLMPVLASIFLRSVSEHEPLLVRWAKAVYQPLLHLAVRFPRTVLATSAGVFALSAWTALHMGAVFIPKLDEGSVAIQATRLPSASLETSVEMTTRIEKCLREMPEVESVISKSGRPEIANDPMTINLTDVIVALKPRDSWRFASKEELVKAMEEKLESEVPGQVYAFSQPIELRVAELIAGVKSDVGISVYGDDLETLRATAEKVAATVSKVPGAADVAVEQTGGLPYLRVILRRDAIARHGINVRAVLDTVAVMGGREVGEVFEGQRRFPLQVRFPESVREDLDRLKRVTVPDTQGRPIPLEHLAELKFDDGPAQISRDAIRRRAVISCNVRGRDLAGFVAEAQKTVDEKVKLPTGYSVAWGGQFKNLQEATRRLSVAVPVALLLIFVLLHSTFNSTKLAALIFLNVPLAASGGVFALWVRGMDLSISAGVGFIALFGVAVLNGVVLVTYVVELRKSGQDAHEAAFGGAMMRVRPVLMTALVAMLGFIPMAFSSGSGAEVQKPLATVVIGGLVTSTLLTLFVIPAVYRWFDPETGSPRAGALHLVVRILSTLSRY, from the coding sequence ATGTTTGTGCGCGTTATTGACTTCGCCATTGCGAATCGTTTCCTCGTGATCCTCGGCACGTTCCTCCTTCTGGCCGCGGGTGTCTACGCCGCGGGCCGGTTACCGGTCGATGCCGTACCCGACGTGACTAACGTCCAGGTCCAGGTCATGACGACCGCGCCGGCCCTCGGTCCGTTGGAAGTGGAGCAGGCGGTCACGATTCCCGTCGAGACGTCCATGAGCGGACTTCCTCGCGTGGAGGAGATTCGTTCGGTGTCCCAGTTCGGCCTCTCGGTTGTCACGGTCGTGTTCGAGGAAGGGACGGACATTTACTGGGCGCGGCAACAGGTTAACGAACGGCTCACCGAAGCGCGCGAGAAGATCCCGCCCGGTGTCCCCGCGCCGAAACCCGGCCCCATCGCCACCGGGCTGGGCGAAATCTACCAGTTCGAGGTCCGCAACAAGCCGGGCTATGCGCACTCGCTCATGCGCTTGCGGGAGATCCTGGACTGGCAGATCGCCCCGCAGCTCCGAGGAGTGCCCGGCGTCACCGAGGTGAACACCAACGGGGGGCAATCGCGCGCCTATCAGGTCCGGCCCGACCCGGAAAAGCTCCGGGCGTACAACATCTCGCTCGAAAAGCTGTTCACCGCGCTCCAACAGAACAACACGAACGAGGGCGGCGGGTACCTGCTGCTGCGCTCCCAGGAACAGCGCATCGTGCGCGGCGAGGGGCTGATTCGCTCGCTCGACGACGTGCGCAACGTGGTGTTGGACGCACGCGGAGACGGCACGCCGGTCTACGTCCACCAGGTCGCCGACGTTCAGTTCGCGCCCGTACTGCGGCAAGGCGCTACGACCCGCGACGGAACGGGAGAAACTGTTGTCGGGATCGTCATGCTGCTCGCGGGGGAAAACTCGCGCGAAGTGGTGCGTGCCAGCAAAGAGAAGATGGAGCACATCAAGAAAACGCTCCCGGAAGGTGTGGAAATCGACGTCGTCTACGACCGGACGGAACTGGTCGAGCGCACGGTTCACACGCTGAAAACAAACCTTCTAGAAGGTGGCGTACTCGTTGCGATCGTGTTGCTCGTGCTTCTGGGGAGTCTGCGGGCCGGTCTGATCGTCGCACTGGCGGTCCCGCTCGCGATGGCCGGCGCGTTCGTGGGGATGTGGGCCGCGGGGTTGTCCGGCAATCTAATGAGTCTCGGTGCGATCGACTTCGGGCTGATCGTAGACGGCAGCGTCGTGCTGATCGAGAACGTCGTTCGCCGGGTGGCCGAGCACCGGCACCACAACCGGGACGAACGCGCGCCGATCGAGGTCATTCGCGCCGCGTGCGGCGAGGTCGCCCGACCGGTCGTGTTCGGGGTGGGTATCATTTTGCTCGTGTACCTCCCGATCCTCTCGCTCCGCGGGGTGGAGGGGAAGATGTTCCGGCCGATGGCACTTACGGTCATCTTCGCGCTTCTCACGTCCCTCGCGCTGGCACTCGTACTGATGCCGGTGCTGGCGTCCATCTTCCTCCGCAGCGTGTCCGAACACGAACCGCTCCTGGTGCGGTGGGCGAAAGCGGTTTACCAACCGCTCCTGCACCTCGCGGTACGGTTCCCGCGCACGGTTCTGGCGACGTCTGCCGGGGTGTTCGCGCTGAGCGCGTGGACGGCGCTGCACATGGGGGCCGTGTTCATCCCGAAGCTGGATGAAGGGTCGGTCGCGATCCAGGCCACGCGGCTCCCCAGCGCGTCGCTCGAAACCTCTGTCGAAATGACGACGCGGATCGAGAAATGCCTCCGGGAGATGCCCGAAGTCGAGTCCGTCATTTCCAAGAGCGGTCGGCCCGAAATCGCCAACGACCCGATGACGATTAACCTCACCGACGTGATCGTCGCGCTGAAACCACGCGATTCGTGGCGCTTCGCCAGCAAGGAGGAACTGGTCAAGGCGATGGAGGAGAAGTTGGAGAGCGAGGTGCCCGGACAGGTCTACGCCTTCTCGCAGCCGATCGAGTTGCGCGTGGCAGAACTGATTGCCGGGGTCAAATCGGACGTGGGCATCAGCGTTTACGGCGACGATCTCGAAACGCTGCGCGCGACCGCAGAAAAAGTCGCGGCCACGGTCAGTAAGGTACCGGGCGCGGCAGACGTCGCGGTCGAACAGACGGGCGGCTTACCGTACCTGCGCGTAATTCTGCGCAGAGACGCGATTGCGCGCCACGGAATTAACGTGCGGGCGGTTCTTGATACCGTGGCCGTCATGGGCGGGAGAGAAGTGGGGGAGGTGTTCGAGGGGCAGCGCCGGTTCCCGCTCCAGGTGCGGTTCCCGGAATCCGTGCGGGAAGACCTGGACCGACTCAAGCGCGTCACCGTGCCCGATACGCAGGGGCGTCCCATTCCCCTTGAGCACTTGGCGGAACTGAAGTTCGACGACGGCCCCGCACAGATCAGCCGCGACGCGATCCGGCGCCGGGCGGTGATCTCGTGCAACGTGCGCGGGCGCGACCTCGCCGGGTTCGTTGCGGAAGCACAAAAGACCGTGGACGAGAAGGTGAAGCTGCCCACCGGCTACTCGGTCGCGTGGGGCGGGCAGTTCAAGAACTTGCAGGAAGCCACGCGGCGGCTCTCCGTGGCCGTGCCGGTCGCGCTGTTGCTCATCTTCGTGCTCCTGCACTCCACGTTCAATTCGACCAAATTGGCGGCACTCATCTTCCTGAACGTGCCGCTAGCCGCGTCCGGCGGGGTGTTCGCGCTGTGGGTTCGGGGAATGGACCTGTCCATCTCCGCCGGCGTCGGGTTCATTGCACTGTTCGGGGTCGCGGTGCTGAACGGGGTCGTGCTCGTGACTTACGTTGTGGAGTTGCGCAAATCGGGCCAGGACGCGCACGAGGCCGCCTTCGGAGGCGCCATG